Proteins encoded together in one Paracidovorax wautersii window:
- the atpD gene encoding F0F1 ATP synthase subunit beta, which produces MAQAQGKIVQCIGAVVDVEFPRDQMPKVYDALKLDGSTLTLEVQQQLGDGVVRTIALGSSDGLRRGIVVSNTGNPINVPVGKATLGRIMDVLGAPIDERGPVDQTLTASIHRKAPAYDELSPSQELLETGIKVIDLVCPFAKGGKVGLFGGAGVGKTVNMMELINNIAKAHSGLSVFAGVGERTREGNDFYHEMADSGVVNLEKLEDSKVAMVYGQMNEPPGNRLRVALTGLTIAESFRDEGRDVLFFVDNIYRYTLAGTEVSALLGRMPSAVGYQPTLAEEMGRLQERITSTKVGSITSIQAVYVPADDLTDPSPATTFAHLDSTVVLSRDIASLGIYPAVDPLDSTSRQLDPQVVGDEHYQVARGVQGTLQRYKELRDIIAILGMDELAPEDKLAVARARKIQRFLSQPFHVAEVFTGSPGKYVPLAETIRGFKMIVAGECDHLPEQAFYMVGTIDEAFEKAKKLA; this is translated from the coding sequence ATGGCTCAAGCACAAGGCAAGATTGTTCAATGTATCGGCGCCGTGGTGGACGTGGAGTTCCCGCGTGACCAGATGCCCAAGGTTTACGACGCCCTGAAGCTCGACGGTTCCACGCTGACGCTGGAAGTCCAGCAGCAGCTGGGTGACGGCGTGGTGCGTACCATTGCCCTGGGTTCGTCCGACGGCCTGCGCCGCGGCATCGTGGTGTCCAACACCGGCAACCCCATCAACGTGCCCGTCGGCAAGGCCACCCTGGGTCGCATCATGGACGTGCTGGGCGCGCCCATCGACGAACGCGGTCCCGTGGACCAGACGCTGACGGCTTCCATCCACCGCAAGGCCCCTGCGTACGACGAACTGTCGCCTTCGCAGGAACTGCTGGAAACCGGCATCAAGGTGATCGACCTGGTCTGCCCGTTCGCCAAGGGCGGCAAGGTGGGTCTGTTCGGTGGCGCCGGCGTGGGCAAGACCGTGAACATGATGGAACTCATCAACAACATCGCCAAGGCCCACAGCGGTCTGTCGGTGTTCGCTGGTGTGGGCGAGCGTACCCGCGAAGGGAACGACTTCTATCACGAAATGGCCGACTCCGGCGTGGTGAACCTCGAGAAGCTCGAGGACTCCAAGGTGGCCATGGTCTACGGCCAGATGAACGAGCCTCCAGGCAACCGTCTGCGCGTGGCCCTCACCGGTCTGACGATCGCCGAATCGTTCCGTGACGAAGGCCGCGACGTGCTGTTCTTCGTGGACAACATCTACCGCTACACGCTGGCCGGTACCGAAGTGTCCGCGCTGCTGGGCCGCATGCCCTCCGCCGTGGGCTACCAGCCCACCCTGGCCGAGGAAATGGGCCGTCTGCAAGAGCGCATCACCTCGACCAAGGTCGGTTCGATCACCTCCATCCAGGCCGTGTACGTGCCTGCCGATGACTTGACCGACCCGTCGCCTGCCACGACCTTCGCTCACTTGGATTCCACCGTGGTGCTGTCGCGTGACATCGCTTCGCTGGGTATCTACCCTGCCGTGGATCCCCTGGACTCCACCAGCCGCCAGCTGGACCCCCAAGTGGTGGGCGACGAGCACTACCAAGTGGCCCGCGGTGTGCAAGGCACGCTGCAGCGCTACAAGGAACTGCGCGACATCATCGCCATCCTGGGCATGGACGAACTGGCTCCCGAAGACAAGCTGGCCGTGGCCCGCGCCCGGAAGATCCAGCGTTTCCTGTCGCAGCCGTTCCACGTGGCCGAAGTGTTCACGGGTTCGCCTGGCAAATACGTG
- the atpG gene encoding F0F1 ATP synthase subunit gamma: MAAGKEIRGKIKSVENTKKITKAMEMVAASKMRKAQDRMRAARPYSEKIRNIAANLGQANPEYVHPFMKENTNAKVAGMIVVTTDKGLCGGMNTNVLRAVTTQLRELQNAGVSTEAVAIGNKGLGFLNRVGAKVVSHVTGLGDTPHLDKLIGPVKVLLDAYAEGKINAVYLSYTKFINTMKQESVVERLLPLSSAQMQAETTEHGWDYIYEPDAQSVIDDLLVRYVESLIYQAVAENMASEQSARMVAMKAATDNAGSVIGELKLVYNKTRQAAITKELSEIVSGAAAV, translated from the coding sequence ATGGCAGCAGGCAAGGAAATACGCGGCAAGATCAAATCGGTGGAGAACACCAAGAAGATCACCAAGGCCATGGAGATGGTGGCCGCATCCAAAATGCGCAAGGCGCAGGACCGGATGCGCGCTGCCCGTCCCTACAGCGAGAAGATCCGCAACATCGCAGCCAACCTCGGTCAGGCCAATCCGGAGTACGTGCATCCTTTCATGAAGGAAAACACGAACGCCAAGGTGGCCGGCATGATCGTCGTGACGACCGACAAGGGCCTGTGCGGCGGCATGAACACCAACGTGTTGCGTGCCGTGACGACCCAACTGCGTGAACTGCAGAACGCTGGCGTGTCGACCGAAGCCGTGGCCATTGGCAACAAGGGTCTGGGCTTCCTGAACCGCGTCGGCGCCAAGGTGGTTTCCCATGTCACGGGTCTGGGCGATACGCCGCACCTCGACAAGCTGATCGGCCCCGTCAAGGTGCTGCTCGACGCTTACGCCGAAGGCAAGATCAACGCGGTGTATCTGAGCTACACCAAGTTCATCAACACCATGAAGCAGGAGTCGGTGGTGGAGCGTCTGCTCCCCCTGTCCTCCGCGCAGATGCAGGCGGAAACGACCGAGCACGGCTGGGATTACATCTACGAACCCGATGCCCAGAGCGTCATCGACGACCTGCTGGTGCGGTACGTGGAATCGCTGATCTACCAGGCCGTGGCCGAGAACATGGCGTCCGAGCAGTCCGCGCGCATGGTGGCCATGAAGGCCGCCACCGACAACGCGGGCAGCGTCATCGGCGAGTTGAAGCTGGTCTACAACAAGACGCGCCAGGCAGCGATCACGAAGGAATTGTCCGAGATCGTGTCCGGTGCCGCCGCTGTGTAA
- the atpA gene encoding F0F1 ATP synthase subunit alpha, whose amino-acid sequence MQLNPAEISELIKSRIEGLAASSDIRNQGTVVSVSDGIVRVHGLSDVMQGEMLEFPATKDGQASFGLALNLERDSVGAVILGEYEHISEGDTVKCTGRILEVPVGPELVGRVVNALGQPIDGKGPINAKLTDVIEKVAPGVIARKSVDQPLQTGLKSIDSMVPVGRGQRELIIGDRQTGKTAVAIDAIIAQKGQGVTCIYVAIGQKASSIKNVVRALEQAGAMEYTIVVAASASESAAMQYVSAYSGCTMGEYFRDRGEDALIVYDDLSKQAVAYRQVSLLLRRPPGREAYPGDVFYLHSRLLERAARVNADYVEAFTKGEVKGKTGSLTALPIIETQAGDVSAFVPTNVISITDGQIFLETSLFNAGIRPAINAGISVSRVGGAAQTKIIKSLSGGIRTDLAQYRELAAFAQFASDLDEATRKQLDRGARVTELLKQAQYSPLPISLMGATLFAVNKGFMDDIEVKKVLDFEHGLHQFLKTSHAALLAKLEQAKAMDKDAEAELTAAIAAFKKSFA is encoded by the coding sequence ATGCAACTCAATCCCGCAGAAATTTCTGAACTGATCAAGAGCCGCATCGAAGGTCTGGCAGCGAGCAGCGACATCCGCAACCAGGGCACCGTGGTGTCCGTGTCGGACGGTATCGTGCGCGTGCATGGCCTGTCCGATGTGATGCAGGGCGAAATGCTCGAATTCCCCGCCACCAAGGACGGCCAGGCCTCCTTCGGCCTGGCGCTGAACCTCGAGCGCGACTCCGTCGGCGCCGTGATTCTGGGCGAGTACGAGCACATCTCCGAAGGCGACACCGTCAAGTGCACGGGCCGCATTCTGGAAGTGCCCGTGGGCCCCGAACTGGTGGGCCGCGTGGTGAACGCCCTGGGCCAGCCGATCGACGGCAAGGGCCCGATCAACGCCAAGCTGACGGACGTGATCGAAAAGGTCGCCCCCGGCGTGATCGCCCGCAAGTCCGTGGACCAGCCGCTGCAGACCGGCCTGAAGTCCATCGACTCGATGGTGCCCGTGGGCCGTGGCCAGCGCGAGCTGATCATCGGTGACCGCCAGACCGGCAAGACGGCCGTCGCCATCGACGCCATCATTGCCCAGAAGGGCCAGGGCGTGACGTGTATCTACGTCGCGATCGGCCAGAAGGCATCCTCCATCAAGAACGTCGTGCGCGCTCTGGAGCAAGCCGGCGCGATGGAATACACCATCGTGGTGGCCGCATCGGCTTCCGAATCGGCTGCCATGCAGTACGTGTCGGCCTACTCCGGCTGCACGATGGGCGAGTACTTCCGCGACCGCGGCGAAGACGCCCTGATCGTGTATGACGACCTGTCCAAGCAAGCCGTGGCCTACCGCCAGGTCTCGCTGCTGCTGCGCCGCCCGCCAGGCCGCGAAGCCTACCCCGGCGACGTGTTCTATCTCCACAGCCGTCTGCTGGAGCGTGCCGCCCGCGTGAACGCCGACTACGTCGAAGCCTTCACCAAGGGTGAAGTCAAGGGCAAGACGGGTTCGCTGACGGCACTGCCGATCATCGAAACGCAAGCCGGCGACGTGTCCGCTTTCGTTCCGACCAACGTGATCTCGATCACCGACGGCCAGATCTTCCTGGAAACCAGCCTGTTCAACGCCGGTATCCGCCCCGCCATCAACGCCGGTATCTCGGTGTCGCGCGTCGGTGGTGCTGCCCAGACCAAGATCATCAAGAGCCTGTCCGGCGGTATCCGTACCGACCTGGCCCAGTACCGTGAACTGGCTGCGTTCGCGCAGTTCGCTTCCGACCTGGACGAAGCCACCCGCAAGCAGCTGGACCGCGGTGCCCGCGTGACCGAACTGCTGAAGCAGGCACAGTACAGCCCGCTGCCCATCTCGCTGATGGGTGCCACGCTGTTCGCTGTGAACAAGGGCTTCATGGACGACATCGAAGTGAAGAAGGTGCTCGACTTCGAACACGGCCTGCACCAGTTCCTGAAGACCAGCCACGCCGCTCTGCTGGCCAAGCTGGAACAGGCCAAGGCCATGGACAAGGACGCTGAAGCCGAACTGACCGCAGCCATCGCCGCGTTCAAGAAGTCGTTCGCCTAA
- a CDS encoding F0F1 ATP synthase subunit delta, translating to MAELATIARPYAEALFKASAAQSGADLNGTVAWVEEVAAIAANPQLRQLADNPKVTSDQVFEVIAGVVRAPLPDAARNFLRVIIDNGRVEALPEVAAQFRALVNQRNGSSDAVVFSAFPMDTAALAGLDAALEKRFGRKLNVSVQQDESLIGGIRVVVGDEVLDTSVKARLEQMKAALTA from the coding sequence ATGGCAGAACTCGCCACCATTGCCCGCCCTTACGCGGAAGCCCTGTTCAAGGCCAGCGCCGCCCAGTCGGGCGCCGACCTGAATGGCACCGTCGCCTGGGTGGAAGAAGTGGCGGCGATTGCCGCCAACCCGCAGCTGCGCCAGCTCGCGGACAACCCCAAGGTGACCTCCGACCAGGTGTTCGAGGTCATCGCCGGTGTCGTTCGCGCCCCGCTGCCGGATGCCGCACGCAATTTCCTGCGCGTGATCATCGACAACGGCCGCGTGGAAGCCCTGCCCGAAGTGGCGGCGCAGTTCCGTGCCCTCGTCAACCAGCGCAACGGTTCTTCGGATGCCGTGGTGTTCAGTGCCTTCCCGATGGACACCGCCGCGCTCGCTGGTCTGGACGCAGCGCTGGAGAAGCGCTTCGGCCGCAAGCTGAATGTCTCGGTACAGCAGGATGAATCCCTGATCGGCGGCATTCGCGTAGTGGTGGGCGACGAGGTGCTGGACACTTCGGTCAAGGCCCGTCTGGAACAAATGAAAGCGGCCCTCACCGCCTGA
- a CDS encoding F0F1 ATP synthase subunit B has protein sequence MSINATLFVQAIVFLILVLFTMKFVWPPIAKALDERAQKIADGLAAADRAKSELTAVNQRVEKELAQTRNETASRIADADRRAQAIIEEAKARATEEGNKIIAAARADAEQQTIQAREALREQVAALAVKGAEQILRKEVNAGVHADLLNRLKTEL, from the coding sequence GTGAGTATCAACGCGACCCTGTTCGTTCAGGCCATCGTCTTTCTGATCCTGGTGCTGTTCACGATGAAGTTCGTGTGGCCCCCGATCGCGAAGGCGCTGGATGAGCGAGCCCAGAAAATCGCCGATGGCCTCGCTGCTGCCGACCGTGCCAAGTCCGAACTGACCGCTGTGAACCAGCGCGTCGAGAAGGAACTGGCCCAGACGCGCAACGAAACGGCATCGCGTATTGCGGACGCCGATCGCCGCGCTCAGGCCATCATCGAAGAGGCCAAGGCCCGCGCGACCGAAGAAGGCAACAAGATCATCGCTGCAGCCCGTGCCGACGCCGAACAGCAGACGATCCAGGCCCGCGAAGCCCTGCGCGAGCAGGTGGCCGCACTGGCCGTCAAGGGTGCCGAGCAGATCCTCCGCAAGGAAGTCAATGCCGGCGTCCATGCGGATCTGCTGAACCGCCTGAAGACCGAGCTGTAA